A genomic window from Lycium barbarum isolate Lr01 chromosome 4, ASM1917538v2, whole genome shotgun sequence includes:
- the LOC132636114 gene encoding A-agglutinin anchorage subunit-like, which yields MATSSRRSSGPVLPIRSAFQRSISPTGRFSNSTDTSSFASSTSSSFYSSTSSTGFFNRSASPTRVNLHGFAPLAPTRVNLHIDRSISPRRSMTVSSRDQVVRRHNNNSMISPKRTCMCSPTTHPGSFRCSLHKSTTNSAPSISYSPSRLNARRSAMTNSLVRIGTVEGDLVKRALAALIRPSSHHLRRRCDFQPRPSRLSRMSKADDEDM from the coding sequence ATGGCGACATCTTCTAGAAGATCAAGCGGACCGGTTTTGCCGATTAGATCGGCGTTCCAAAGGTCTATCTCACCGACCGGCCGGTTCAGCAATTCAACTGATACGTCGTCGTTTGCTTCCTCGACGAGTTCTAGCTTTTACTCGTCTACTAGTTCTACAGGTTTTTTCAACCGATCGGCATCTCCAACGCGCGTGAACCTTCATGGCTTTGCACCACTCGCTCCTACGCGCGTGAACCTTCATATCGACAGATCTATATCTCCTAGGCGTTCGATGACGGTTTCTTCACGAGATCAGGTGGTTCGTAGGCACAACAATAATAGTATGATCTCTCCAAAAAGGACGTGTATGTGCTCTCCTACAACGCATCCTGGATCCTTTCGGTGTAGTTTGCACAAGAGTACTACTAATTCTGCTCCGTCGATTTCGTATTCGCCTAGTCGTTTGAATGCTCGGCGATCGGCGATGACGAACTCGTTGGTGCGTATTGGTACTGTTGAAGGAGATCTAGTGAAGCGTGCTTTAGCCGCTCTTATAAGGCCTTCGTCCCATCATCTTAGACGTAGATGCGATTTCCAACCTCGTCCTAGTCGACTCTCCAGAATGTCTAAAGCTGATGATGAGGATATGTGA